DNA from Microvirga ossetica:
CGGCGCTGAAGAAGAACCGCATCGGATGCGTGCCGCGCTCGGTGCCGAGGGCCTTGTTCGCTGCGACGCGCGAGATCGTGGACTCGTGCATCCCGATCGCTTCCGCCACGCTTCTGAGGGTCATCGGACGCAGGCCGGAGACGCCCTCCCGAAAGAAGTCCTCCTGCTGGCGGACGATCTCCGCTGCCACCCTCAAGATCGTCCTGGCGCGCTGGTCGAGGCTGCGGGTAAGCCAGCTCGCGGTCTGCAGGCAATCGGACAGAAAGCTCTTGTCCTCGTCCTTGCGCACGACCTTCGCCACTTCCGTATAATAGGACCGGTTGAGCAGGATCCTGGGCAGGGTGTCCGGGTTCAGCTCGACCGCGAAGCCGCCGTCGGCGGCCGACCGGACCAGCACATCCGCCACGAGCACATGGATGGATGCCGGCGTGAAGGCAAGGCCGGGCTTGGGCTCCAAACTGCGAAGCTCGGACAGCATGTCGGCGAGATCCTCGCGATCCACGCCGCAGACTTTCTGCAGGGCCGCGAAATCCTGCCGTGCCACGAGATGGAGATGGGCGAGAAGGGCCTGCATGGCAGGATCGAGCCGATCACGTTCCTTGAGCTGGATCGCGAGGCATTCGGCGAGGTTGCGTGCGCCGATTCCGGACGGCTCGAAGGTCTGGATCAGGCCGAGCGCAGCTTCGATCTCCGCCGGCGCGACCTGGAGGCGGGCCGCGATCTCCGCCAGGTCCTCGGTGAGATATCCGGCCTCGTCGAGATTGTGGATCAGGTGCTCGCCGATGCTGCGGAGCCGGGGATCGCCAGTAGCGAGATCGAGCTGTGCCTCCAGATGGCCGGCAAGGCTCGTCGCCTGGGCGAGCATCGCCTCCATTTCCGGCTTGAGCTCGCTGTGGCCGGAGCCGGCCGGCTGCCCGGAAGAGGCCGGCACAGCCTCGCTGCGCGACGGAGGCGGGCCCGGCACCATCCGCGGACCTGCGGCTTCCGCCCGCTGCTTCGCGCGCAGGAAATCGGCAAGGCTCGGAACGGGGGCATCAGCCGGGGTTTCGCCCTCCTGCAGGAGCGGATTGCGCTCGAGCTCGGCCTCCACATAGGCGGCAAGCTCCGCATGTGAAAGCTGCAGCAGCTTGATCGATTGCACGAGCTGGGGAGTCATCGTCAGGGACTGGCCCTGGCGCAGCTCCAGCCGTTGCATCGCACCCATGAACCCACCTCGGATAGATTAGGCATGCTTTTTGCATGCCTCGGTATTTCTACCGTGCTCCCTCCACTGACGTCAAAAGGGCAATAATCCTAACCCGGGGCCTGCGATGCGCTAAAGCCGGAAGTCCTCGCCGAGATAGAGGCGGCGCACCTCCTCGTTCGACACGATGGCCTCCGGCGCGCCTTCGGTGAGCACGCGGCCGGAATGGATGATGTAGGCGCGGTCGATGAGGCCCAGCGTCTCGCGGACATTGTGATCCGTGATGAGCACGCCGATGCCGCGGCGGGTCAGGTGACGGACGAGGTTCTGGATGTCGCCGACCGCGATGGGATCGATGCCGGCGAAGGGCTCGTCGAGCAGCATGAAGGTCGGCTCGCCTGCGAGCGCCCGGGCGATCTCGCAGCGCCGCCGCTCGCCGCCCGAGAGCGCGATGGAGGGCGCCTTGCGCAGGCGGGTGATGTTGAATTCGTCGAGCAGCGCGTCGAGTTTGCGCTCGCGCTCCTTGCGGCTCGGCTCGACGATCTCGAGCACCGCGCGGATATTGTCCTCGACATTGAGGCCGCGGAAGATCGAGGCCTCCTGCGGCAGATAGCCGATGCCGAGCCGCGCGCGGCGATACATGGGCAGGCCGGTCACGTCGTGACCGTCGAGGCTGATGATGCCGCGATCCGCGCCGACGAGGCCGGTGATCATATAGAAGATGGTGGTTTTGCCGGCGCCGTTGGGGCCGAGCAGGCCCACGGCCTCGCCCGCGCGCACGTTCAGGCCGGCATCCTGCACCACGGTGCGGCCGCGATAGCTCTTCTGCAGGCCTTTGACCGCCAGGATGCCGGGGCCGCCGAAGACGGCCTCGCTCTCGCCGCGGGAGACGACGTGCGGAGCCGTCCCGGCCGGGCGGGCGTCGAGAAGGCTCACATGGGAGGAACCGGGTTGAGAACGGTTGAAAAGCGGTTTCACAGGCTGATCGCTGTCCATGGAATGATCGAGCGGGAAGAGCCCCGTCCTAGTTCGTCGCCGGCTTCTGCTGCGGCTTGGGCTTGGCGGTGCCTGCCCCCGGCGCGGCGTTTCCGGCACCGGTCGGGGCAGGCCCGCCATTGCCGGGCACGAACAGCGCCCGCACGCGTCCGCCGGGTGTGGTCTCGATATTGGCGACGCCGGTATTGATGTCGTAGAGCACCCGCTCGCCCTTGGTCACGTTCGGGCCGTCGCTCAAGGTGGCGTTGCCGACGAGCATGATCTTGTTCGAGCCGCGGTCGAAGGTGGCGTTCTCGCCGGTCGCGACCTGCGTGCGCGAGACGATGGTGACCGGCCCCTTGCAGTCGATCTTCTTGATGGCGCTGTCGTCGGCAGCCTGTGTCGAAGGTGCGGCCTGGCCGCCATTCTGGTCACGCTGCTCGTAGAACACGGTCATGATCGTGCACTTCATCGTGCTCTCGCCCTGAACCGCGACCACGTCGCCGGTAAAGACCGCGCGGCCTTCCTTGTCGAACACGTCGAGCTTGTTGGCGTCGATCTTGATCGGCTCCTTGCTGGAGCCGAAATTGCCGAAGCCGACGGCGCGCTCCTTGCTTGCCTGAGCGAAGGCTGCTCCTGCAGGAAGGCAGGAGAGGAGCGCGATGGCGAGGGCAGCGCGTGAGAAAGTCATCATGGACGGATACTTGTCTGTTGGGGCGCGGGGGCCGGGGACTTCGCCGTGGAGCTCGTGCCGGCTGCGTCTGGGGCGGAGGAGGAAGGCTCGATGACGGTGCGGACGCGGCCCTTGAAACTCATGACCTTGCCGTTATCCTCGACGGTCAGCCCTTCCGCATCGATGGTGCCGTTGCCGAAGGAAACGGAGACGGGCTGGTTGGAGACGACCGAACCGGCCTTGAAGCGCACGAAGGCCGAGCGGAGCTTGACCTCGTAGCCAGAATCCGTGGTGACCACGATGTCATCACGCAGCCGCATCTGCTCTCTCTTGGTGTCGAGAACGCCGCTCGCCGCCTTGAGCCGGGCGACGCCGCCGCGCTCGTCGGTCACGATGCGCGCCTTGAGGTTCTTCAGATTCACGAGATCGGGCCGGCGCACATCCTGCGTGGCCTCGCTGGCGGTCACCTCGTAGGGGCGGTTGTCGTTCTTGAAGCCGGTCAGCTTCGGGCTTTCCATGGTGACGTTGGTCCCGCTCACCCCGATGGAGCCGAAGCTCAGGTTCTCGATCTTCCGGAACGGATCGTAATAGGCGACCACGCCGACACCGGCCATGCCCATCAGGGCGCCGAGGGGGATGGCCACCTTGGCGAATCGCACCCAGCGGGAGTGGCGGCGGGCCTTCCGGAAGGCGCGCGACCGTTCGGCCGGCCTCAAGGCCGGGCTCTCACGCATGGCGATGCCCTGGATTCCCGTCACTTCGTGCAACCCCTTCCGCCTGACCATCGGCACGGCGCCATGCCGGAGTGTCATGGCGATGTTATGACGGATATGGGTTTTATGCGGGAAAGTTTAAGTGCGCGTCAAGAATGGGCAAAAATATCGGTGTCCTCCCAGCCGAGCAGATCGAGCTGGGCCCGGGTCGGTAGGAAGCCGAAGCATTGATGCGCAATGCCGAGCCTGTTCTCGCGCTCCAGCATCCGGTCGAGCTTGTCCTTGAGCGCGTGCAGATGGAGCACGTCCGAGGCGGCATAGTCGAGCTGGGCCGGCGTGAGCGTGTCTGCGCCCCAATCGGAGGATTGCTGCTGCTTGGACAATTCGATGCCGAGCTGCTCGCGCACCAGATCCTTCAGGCCATGCCGGTCGGTATAGGTGCGCACGAGCCTTGAGGCGACCTTGGTGCAGTAGACCGGGCGCGGCATGATTCCGAAGGTGTGGAACAGAACCGCGAGATCGAAGCGGGCATAGTGGAAGATCTTGAGCACGCTCTCGTCGGAGAGGACGCGGATCAGGTTCGCCGGCAGCGGCCCGTCCTTCAGGATCTGCACCACGTCGGCCGTGCCGTCCCCAGTCGAGATCTGCACCACGCAGAGCCTGTCCCGGTGGGGATTGAGGCCGAGCGTCTCCGTATCGATGGCGATCGCGGGACCGGGCCTGTAGGTCGCGGGCAGATCGCCGCGATGGAAGCGTGCTGTCATGGCAAATCCGAAACTGCGCTGAGAATGGTCCTAGAGCATCGGACCCAAAAGTGGAATGCACTTTTCGAGAATCGAAAAGCCCGCGGCCAACGGGGCTTTTCGTTACTTGGTTGAAGCTGGACTTAAGTGACAACGGCCGTCAAAGCCCCGACGCTCCCCCTTTGTCACCGTTCGGATAGGGCCTGCCGACGTGCGGATCCTCCGGATTCTCCTCCAGGCACGCTCCAGAAGAGGAAATTTTTCTCTCCCCCCTCGCGATTCCGACCATGACTCCACGGTTCTTTTCATGGAATATGGCCAAGCTTCGCATAGGTTAATGCGCCTGGTCGCCGGGAGGCTTCTTCTTGCAAGCTCGAATCGCATGGGGTTGGCAGATTGACGGTCGAAAACTCCCTCAAGCAGCAGATGCTCAATTCGATTCCGCACCTGAGGGCCTTCGCCATCTCCCTCTCCGGCAGCGTCGACAGGGCCGACGATCTGGTTCAGACCACTCTTCTCAAGGGCCTGAGCAACCTCGACAAGTTCCAGCCCGGCACCAGCATGCAGGCCTGGCTCTTCACGATCCTGCGCAACGACTTTCTCACGCAGACCCGCCGGAGAAAGCGTGAAGTCGAAGATCCGGAAGGATCCTGGGCCGAAAAGGTCGCCGTGATGCCGGACCAGGGCGCACATCTCGATTTCACCGACATGATGAAGGCCCTGAGCAAGCTTCCCGTCGACCAGCGTGAGGCGCTCCTGCTCGTCGGCGCCGAGGGCCTGTCCTACGAGGATGCGGCGCGCATCTGCGGCACGAATATCGGCACCATCAAGAGTCGCATCAACCGGGCCCGCAACCGCCTCACCGAACTGCTGAAATTCGATGCCAGCGACGATCTCGGCCCCGATCGTCTCATCAAGGCCGCGCTCCTGATGCACTCCACGCCCTGATCGCCGCACGATGCCCGCCGGCCGAAACGGCTGGCCATAGGGTTCGTCACGGCCTACGATCGGCCCCACATCGACCGAGGATTGATAGGCCATGCTCCGCATCTTCTCCCTTGTCGTCCTGACAGCCTTTACCGTTCCATCCTCTGCGGCGGAGACGCCCGCGGGCGAGACCGTCGTCGCCCAAGACAAGCAGGCTCCGCAGCAAACGCCGAGGCGGGATTGCGAGAGGAATCGCGACGAGGGCGTCGGCACCTAGGATTGCGGCGCGGGCGTTCCGCTGTCGGACAGGGCTGAACGGGCGCCCTTCTCGCCTGTCTCGCTGCGCTGGCGCAGTGCGGCATTGACCTCGGCGCCGAAGATGAAGATCGCCGCTGAAATCTGCAGGAAGATGAGCGCCGTCAGAATGCCCGCGAGACCGGCATAGGTGGATTTCAGGTGGGTCATGTTGGCCAGGAACTCGCCATAGAGGCTCGCGCCGGCGAGCCACAGGACGAGGGTTGCCGCGATGCCGGGCACCACGTCCCATGAGCGGGGCCGGGAATCGGGCAGCCAGAGATGCGCCGCGACGAGGCCGAGCACCAGCACGACGGATGCGAGAGCGTAGCGGACCACGTCGTAGGTGAGGCCCAGGCTGCGGAGATCGGGCATCGAGTTCACGGTCGCCCGCCAGATCGACGGCCACAGCACCACGAGCACCGACGATGCGACGAGGGCGCCCGCGCCGATGAGGATGAAAGCCACGCCGATGAGCCGCGCCTGCCACCAGGGCCGGAAGCGCTGCACGCCATAGGCGCGGCACAGGGCGACCCGGAGGCTCTCGACCCCGTTGGTGGCAACGAGAAGGGTCAGCACGATGCTGATCGTCAGCACGTTCCGGCGTGGGATCAGAACCTTGTCGGCCTCCCGCGCCAGGGGGCCGGCCACGCCCTCGGGCCAGAAGTCGAAGAGCAGATGGACGATATGGGTCGAGATGCGCCCTGCTCCGAGGAAGGCCGCGAGCGCCGCGACGCAGATTAGAAAGGGAAACAGCGCGATCACCAGCGAGAGCGCCACATGGCTCGCCATGGCCAGGCCGTCGTTGCGCGCAAAGCTCCGGCCGGCATGGGCGACGGCCGCAAGGACGGATCGGGCGCGGAGAAGGAAGGGAGCGAAGCGCATCGTCGGTCCGGCGGGAGGGATCGGCAGATCGAGCGAGGTGGACGATCCTGCGCGATCCGACCTCTTGATGCGATCCGCAGCACGCGATGACAAGGCCCAATATGTCTCACACCGGGACGGGCGCTTCCCGGTGTAAAACCTCACGGACCACTTCCCTTGCGTCACACTTGTCTGGACTACCCTTCCGAGAGGCCGCAGAATGGACATCGGGCGGGGTGCCGGGAGCTGCATGAGCCCGCAGAGGAAGGTCGAGAGGCGGCTCGCCGCCATCTTCGCTGCCGACGTGGCAGGATACTCGCGGCTGATGGAGGCCGACGAGGCGGGGACCCTGCGCGCGCTCACGGCCCGTCGCGAGATCATGGACGCGCTCATCGACGAGCATGGCGGCCGGATCGCCAACACCGCGGGCGACAGCATCCTGGCCGAATTCCCGAGCGCGGTCGATGCGGTTCAATGCGCCGTCGACATCCAGGACCGGCTGGACCTGGAACCGGAGGGCCGAAACCTGAGGTTTCGCATCGGCGTGCACGTGGGCGACGTGGTCGTGCGGGAGGGCGACCTTCTCGGCGACGGCGTCAATGTCGCGGCGCGCCTGCAGGAGCTGGCCTATCCCGGATCCGTCTGCATGTCGGAGGTGGCCTATGCCTATGTGCGCAAGCTCCTGCCCCTCACGTTCAGCGATCTCGGGCTCCAGCGCGTGAAGAACATGGAGGAGCCGGTCAGGGCGTATGCGGTCAAGTCCGGCCATCATACATCGGCAGGTGCGGATCATGCCAAGACTCTGCCGCTGCCGGACAAGCCCTCGATCGCCGTGCTTCCCTTCACCAACCTGAGCGGCGACCCGGAGCAGGAATATTTCGCCGACGGCCTGGTCGAGGACATCATCACGGGCCTGAGCCGGGTGCGGTCGTTCTTCGTGATCGCCCGCAACTCGTCCTTCACCTACAAGGGCCGCGCCGTCGATGTCCGGCAGATCTCCCGCGAGCTCGGCGTTCACTACGTGCTGGAGGGCAGCATCCGGAAGGTGGGATCTCGCGTGCGTATCGTCGGCCAGCTCATCGACGGCATGACCGGGCATCATGTCTGGGCCGAGCGCTTCGACGGCGACATGAGCGACATCTTCGAATTACAGGACCGGGTGACGGAAAGCGTCGTCGGCGCGGTCGAGCCGAGCATCCGGTTCGAGGAGATCCGGCTCGCGCACAACAAGCCGACGATCTCCGTCACGGCCTACGATCTCTACCTGCGCGCTCTGCCCGGCTTCTACAGGATGACCCAGGATGGCTTCGCCGATGCCCGCAAGCTCACGAACGAGGCCTTGAGCGTCGATCCCGGCTTCACCCTCGCCAAGGCGCTCGGCGCCTATATCCGCAGCATCTCGGTGAGCCAGTGCTGGCACGAGCCCGACGACATCCGCGTCGCGATCCGGATGGCGCGCGAGGTGATGGCGGAAGCGCGCGACGACCCGACCAGCCTGCGCTTCGCCGCCCAGGTGCTCGCCTACAGCGCGAAGGACTACGAGACGGCGCTCAGCGCCATCGAGCGCTCGCTCTTCCTCAACCCGAACTCGGCCCAGAGCTATACCAGCAGCGGATGGGTCAACACCCATGCCAGCCGCCCGCTCATCGCCATCGACCATTTCCACAAGGCGATGCGGTTAAGCCCGGTCGATCCGGAGAAGGGCATCGCGCTGTCCGGCATCGGCATGAGCTACCTCATGCTCGAGCAGTTCGAGGATGCGCTCAAATGGGGCGAGACGGCTTTGCGCGAAATGCCCGGCTACGGTTCGTCCTATCGGGTCGTGATCGGTGCCCTCGTGGGGCTCGGGCGTCTGGACGAGGCCAAGGTCGCGGCGGACCGGCTGATGGAGGCTTTCCCGACCTACACGCTGACCCTGCAGCGGCAGATCAATCCCTGGCGCGACCAAGCCTTCGGGCAGCGCTATCTCGATGCGCTCCAGATCGCCGGTATTCCCGAATAGGCGCGTAGGTCACGACTGCCTGCTGCGGGCCTCGTTGGCGAGGCGGATGAGCATCG
Protein-coding regions in this window:
- the rpoN gene encoding RNA polymerase factor sigma-54, which translates into the protein MGAMQRLELRQGQSLTMTPQLVQSIKLLQLSHAELAAYVEAELERNPLLQEGETPADAPVPSLADFLRAKQRAEAAGPRMVPGPPPSRSEAVPASSGQPAGSGHSELKPEMEAMLAQATSLAGHLEAQLDLATGDPRLRSIGEHLIHNLDEAGYLTEDLAEIAARLQVAPAEIEAALGLIQTFEPSGIGARNLAECLAIQLKERDRLDPAMQALLAHLHLVARQDFAALQKVCGVDREDLADMLSELRSLEPKPGLAFTPASIHVLVADVLVRSAADGGFAVELNPDTLPRILLNRSYYTEVAKVVRKDEDKSFLSDCLQTASWLTRSLDQRARTILRVAAEIVRQQEDFFREGVSGLRPMTLRSVAEAIGMHESTISRVAANKALGTERGTHPMRFFFSAATGEGEHSAKAVRHRIRQLIEAESPKAVLSDEAIAQKLKAAGIRVARRTVAKYREAMRIPSSSDRRRVHQAKA
- the lptB gene encoding LPS export ABC transporter ATP-binding protein — encoded protein: MDSDQPVKPLFNRSQPGSSHVSLLDARPAGTAPHVVSRGESEAVFGGPGILAVKGLQKSYRGRTVVQDAGLNVRAGEAVGLLGPNGAGKTTIFYMITGLVGADRGIISLDGHDVTGLPMYRRARLGIGYLPQEASIFRGLNVEDNIRAVLEIVEPSRKERERKLDALLDEFNITRLRKAPSIALSGGERRRCEIARALAGEPTFMLLDEPFAGIDPIAVGDIQNLVRHLTRRGIGVLITDHNVRETLGLIDRAYIIHSGRVLTEGAPEAIVSNEEVRRLYLGEDFRL
- a CDS encoding LptA/OstA family protein, whose protein sequence is MMTFSRAALAIALLSCLPAGAAFAQASKERAVGFGNFGSSKEPIKIDANKLDVFDKEGRAVFTGDVVAVQGESTMKCTIMTVFYEQRDQNGGQAAPSTQAADDSAIKKIDCKGPVTIVSRTQVATGENATFDRGSNKIMLVGNATLSDGPNVTKGERVLYDINTGVANIETTPGGRVRALFVPGNGGPAPTGAGNAAPGAGTAKPKPQQKPATN
- the lptC gene encoding LPS export ABC transporter periplasmic protein LptC, producing the protein MTLRHGAVPMVRRKGLHEVTGIQGIAMRESPALRPAERSRAFRKARRHSRWVRFAKVAIPLGALMGMAGVGVVAYYDPFRKIENLSFGSIGVSGTNVTMESPKLTGFKNDNRPYEVTASEATQDVRRPDLVNLKNLKARIVTDERGGVARLKAASGVLDTKREQMRLRDDIVVTTDSGYEVKLRSAFVRFKAGSVVSNQPVSVSFGNGTIDAEGLTVEDNGKVMSFKGRVRTVIEPSSSAPDAAGTSSTAKSPAPAPQQTSIRP
- a CDS encoding ribonuclease D yields the protein MTARFHRGDLPATYRPGPAIAIDTETLGLNPHRDRLCVVQISTGDGTADVVQILKDGPLPANLIRVLSDESVLKIFHYARFDLAVLFHTFGIMPRPVYCTKVASRLVRTYTDRHGLKDLVREQLGIELSKQQQSSDWGADTLTPAQLDYAASDVLHLHALKDKLDRMLERENRLGIAHQCFGFLPTRAQLDLLGWEDTDIFAHS
- a CDS encoding sigma-70 family RNA polymerase sigma factor translates to MTVENSLKQQMLNSIPHLRAFAISLSGSVDRADDLVQTTLLKGLSNLDKFQPGTSMQAWLFTILRNDFLTQTRRRKREVEDPEGSWAEKVAVMPDQGAHLDFTDMMKALSKLPVDQREALLLVGAEGLSYEDAARICGTNIGTIKSRINRARNRLTELLKFDASDDLGPDRLIKAALLMHSTP
- a CDS encoding YihY/virulence factor BrkB family protein, with amino-acid sequence MSSRAADRIKRSDRAGSSTSLDLPIPPAGPTMRFAPFLLRARSVLAAVAHAGRSFARNDGLAMASHVALSLVIALFPFLICVAALAAFLGAGRISTHIVHLLFDFWPEGVAGPLAREADKVLIPRRNVLTISIVLTLLVATNGVESLRVALCRAYGVQRFRPWWQARLIGVAFILIGAGALVASSVLVVLWPSIWRATVNSMPDLRSLGLTYDVVRYALASVVLVLGLVAAHLWLPDSRPRSWDVVPGIAATLVLWLAGASLYGEFLANMTHLKSTYAGLAGILTALIFLQISAAIFIFGAEVNAALRQRSETGEKGARSALSDSGTPAPQS
- a CDS encoding adenylate/guanylate cyclase domain-containing protein; the encoded protein is MSPQRKVERRLAAIFAADVAGYSRLMEADEAGTLRALTARREIMDALIDEHGGRIANTAGDSILAEFPSAVDAVQCAVDIQDRLDLEPEGRNLRFRIGVHVGDVVVREGDLLGDGVNVAARLQELAYPGSVCMSEVAYAYVRKLLPLTFSDLGLQRVKNMEEPVRAYAVKSGHHTSAGADHAKTLPLPDKPSIAVLPFTNLSGDPEQEYFADGLVEDIITGLSRVRSFFVIARNSSFTYKGRAVDVRQISRELGVHYVLEGSIRKVGSRVRIVGQLIDGMTGHHVWAERFDGDMSDIFELQDRVTESVVGAVEPSIRFEEIRLAHNKPTISVTAYDLYLRALPGFYRMTQDGFADARKLTNEALSVDPGFTLAKALGAYIRSISVSQCWHEPDDIRVAIRMAREVMAEARDDPTSLRFAAQVLAYSAKDYETALSAIERSLFLNPNSAQSYTSSGWVNTHASRPLIAIDHFHKAMRLSPVDPEKGIALSGIGMSYLMLEQFEDALKWGETALREMPGYGSSYRVVIGALVGLGRLDEAKVAADRLMEAFPTYTLTLQRQINPWRDQAFGQRYLDALQIAGIPE